The Oryzias melastigma strain HK-1 linkage group LG20, ASM292280v2, whole genome shotgun sequence genome includes the window TGCAGCAACAGACGAGCTAAATTTAGCCGCCGCTGAAGCCAAACTCTGCCTAATAATGCAGCTTCCTTTCATCCTGCCCAAACACtcatctatttttgttttttgctgttcttCATAATCTTCTTTCCAGCTTTTGTTTCACTGGAGAGACTCAAACTGGACCTCTTTGGTTTACAACTGGGATACTGTTTCATAAATGATCATATGACTGTTACACAGCTGACTGCAGGAAGCATGAGCGAGCCGATCCCACCGAGGAACTAACTTCTCTGCAACATGCACTTCTGCGTCTGTAGCTGTGGATTCTTACATACTGTTAGCTTAACGTCTTTGGGCAGTTTTTGATCTAAATTGAacacttttcttgttttaggAAGGCAACCTAATAAAATGATAGAATTTCTCAACTAGGAAGAAATATGTAAAATTAAGTTGACAAAGTTGGACTTGATGTCTGGAGGCAGGTGTAGAATCTAAAAATTGAAAGGAAGTAGaggtgctttttaaaaaaaataatattactcAAATAGGGAAAAAAGTTTATGGAACGGTAAAAAAGGTACGGTGGCCCTaaagggtcacaacacaacactttagggcaggggtctcaaactcaaatNNNNNNNNNNNNNNNNNNNNNNNNNNNNNNNNNNNNNNNNNNNNNNNNNNNNNNNNNNNNNNNNNNNNNNNNNNNNNNNNNNNNNNNNNNNNNNNNNNNNNNNNNNNAAACGGAAGTTGCACTGTTTTAATTCAGAAATTTTTTTGGGGCGACcgaaagtgttgtgttgtgacccttcagggccaccgtaaaaaggtaaaaacaaaaacaaataaatactcatgTTATGGTCTGACACTAGAGCTTCTGTCGTAATTCTCAAACTCACAATTAACGTGATTCCATAGTATTCggaagtggagaaaagcggctttgagCTCTTAATGAACACCTCctgttagtaatgtgttgcatatcggtgcaaagccacttttaaagggttaagtaaCCTTAGTTAAAATATTCTACTCTACTATTGTCTAcagaatggaaaaaatattactGTGTGTTCATTTCTGAACCAGATGTGTTCCATGAGATCGTtcacaaattcaaaaacaagaaaaattaaggatttttacaGATTCGGTCCTCCAAATGTCTCTAATGAGCTGTTTAGGAGTAACAACGTAACTGAATTAATCAAGATCAGTAAAAGTGTGTGTTTCTAGATCTGAAGTCATTCCTTATTCCTGGAAGATATTTATTTCatgcagcagtggatgcagtttgtttttcctgcagcttcttGGAGAAGAGTTTTACTGGGACTTTGGAAAAGTGTTCTCCCTTAAACTTTGCTTTGGGGCACATCAATTCCAAACTGACTTTTGGAACTCTGATACCCAAAGGTTGAGTATACAGCTGAGCAACCTGGAGGTCTAAAATGGTGGTAAAACCCTGTTGCGCGTTGTgggtttgaaatgtttcaaagtgTTCAGCTGCTCTACACGAGTTTGTAGTGTTGGAAGCGTTTCCAGTGACTCACATGTCTTCCACGGTGATATCCTTGAGAATCTGGCAGTAGTCGACGTTCCAGACCGCCTGGTCGTCCCAGACTTTTGAAGCCAGGAGGATGGCTCCAAGCACGATGCGCTTCCAGTTGGACGGGCAAATGTCGATCTCGGCATAAGTCAGGAGCCTCTCCAAATACACCTAACAAGAAGGAAAAAGGTTTCAAATGGTCCACTATTAATGCATAAAATGGCAATTCATAAACACAGTGGTTTCTCTGCAGAATACAGTACTTTGTTTCCTTTTCGCTGAATCATTTCAGAAGCTGACGACTTTTTCCAGCAACTCCATTCTTTGAAACTGTCTTCTTCTAACAGACAAATTTCCAACACATCAAAAAGCCTGCAGGTCTTTTATAAGTCCGAGTGTCGCTGACTCAGAGCATTATTTCAGACTGCATCACATGGTCGTTCTCAGCTTCAAGCATCCGGTGATGATATGCTGCTCTGTGTTCTCCAAGGAGATCACTGAACTCTTTCAACAACCTGCCAGAAACATGCAGATCTAACAGCTTTTGAATcaaacaggaagctgcagcttcaggttTATAGGTCAGTTTGCATTCATGAAAGAGTTCACTTTTAGCTGTTTGTTATTTACACAAGATACAGTCCTCACAAAcgaataagaaaatatttaaacatatatCAAATATTATgcacaaataaatgtttctacGGTGGTCAGACTTTAGTGCTCAGGTGAGTATTTATTTACCAATGTGTACTGTGGTCCCTGTTATATTGCATTTTACCTGTTACAGTCTCACCGTTtcgtggatttttttcagtggaaTTTTCAtgcaaaagtttttattttttttaaactgtgcaTTGTGTCTGAATACCATCGTCAGCTGAAAGTTTCTCTGCTTAAATCTATTTACTTCCTGGAGTTTCAAACTTTCAAATCTGTCTCTTCCACGACTTTGCTGAGAACTTTTGCAACAACCAGAACAGACGGTCCTTCACTAATTATAAATCTCTGCTTGGGCGGTACTGTCAGAGTTACAGTAGGAGCCTCACAGACGCCTGCTGCACGGAGGACAGCAGCAGGAACATCATATGAAGGTGGGTTTCAGCAAATGCAAAAGttgggaaaaataaatgtaaatttgctCAAATCTACAGTTCAGCACAACATTTGCAATCTCCCCGTGGAGGGAAAATGCTATTTTtcaagataataataaaaaaaaatccttagaCACATGCATCTGTATCACCCATATGGGGGATTGACCCGTACGGAACCAAATCCTTCTTTCTGACTGCACATTTGAGCAAAACTTTCACCCTCGGCACtttactcaaaaactcaccaaaatttacACACACCTGGTACTtagcaaaatgtattttgggGCATAGTGAGCTcaaattattcttttaaaaatccacaaacaaaaccatATCCAGGaagctattttgaaattatagAATCGCCACAGAACCTAAAGTGTAAAATTTTacgattttcacatttttgcaatCTTCCTAAAATATTACACACCACCAGTCAGCTTAAATCTACAACCatcgatatgacgatacatatcgtgtgggtgACAGAAAAGCTTATTTCGTGCTATTTCTCCTCAAtcgttttcatttgtttatttttattggtgaacttttgtacaaaaatgtattttcctagaaataaatttgaaactcacatttttgtcaatttttttcagagaataacttaaatatactttattttggtatatCGTGACCTCTATcgtttattgtgatataaaacaatttatatcgtgatatacaatttttaccatatcacccagcactagtGCTAGATACAGATTTAAACTCCAAGGGATTTTGATCTTAACTCCTCAAGCATCGCTGGGAAGCCacttgggaaaaaatgttgtaacTGGAAGTTGTAAAGTTTGAATGGCGTCAGCGTGGCGAGCTAGCAAAAGTGGCGATGCTCTATTgcttgttttaaacatgtttccttGGCTCAAGCTAAACAATACAATACGACAGacaatatgaacatataaggaattcaaatatttacttttgcagattcttctaaaatttacaattcaatcaaaaaattaaaccaaaagaaacatttttttttcagtctcctCCTTTGTGGTTGTTAATCACAACTATTTGTGGAATCAACCCCTTCAGAATAGACAACCCTGACCTGTGGAGATCCTCTCTTTCTGCTACTGATTGAACAACCCTATGAGGAGAGAACTTCCTTAGAACTCCTCATTGAAAGTTTAGCTGCTTGCGACTTAACTACCCCACAACCAGCAGCTTTATTAATTACTACATTTTGGAATCTCTTCTGAGGGCTTTTGTCGATCTCAAGATGCTGCTGGGGATCAGCCAGAGCGAGAATGTGAGGAGATATTTCTCAGCAGGAGTATCTAGAATGCCCACTGAAGCAAACGGTGTTCCATTGTGTCATATCTGCCATACTTCACACGCTCAGCAGTTGTGAAATGAAATGACTCAGATCAAACCGATGCTGCCACACATTGTGCACTGTTTCGACATCATTCGAGGAGACCTGAGACCTTTCAGACAGAGAACACTCATGAATCACCCACGTGAATCATAGAAAGATTGATGCAACACTCCCTTCACACACCTTCCACGAGCGAGTCCACTCACCAGAGTGACGATGGCGCACTCTGCAGTGAGCTGCGCAGCACTGAACAGAGTCCTGACGAAGCGGTAGATCTGCTTCTGCTCGGGATCGTGTTTGTCATAGTCAGAAGGAACCTCCGATTTCTAGAGGGACAAACGTAAAACTGTTAAACACTCGATGGCTCCTGAGGGATCATCCTTATGTGTTTGTTTGCTAGTTCACCGCTTGCGGTTTGTCTCACTGATGAGTCATGACAGATCTACATTTGGCACATAGTGGATGTGCAGCTGCGGCCTTACCGAGAGAGGATGCAGCTTCTCGTCAAAGATGTCTAACAGCATCTGTCCATCAACGTCTCTGGGATGAGAAAGACGGGGGAAATATTGAGATGTCGCTCAAAAAAATGTCAGACGGTTTGAGTCATAAAAGCCACCAATGGgctttaaacagcaaaatatcTTTGTTTGTTACAGTAGAACGAAGTGTACTAGAGCCAAAAAAGGCACACTAAGAGATGGAAATGAAGCCTTCCCTTCAAGGAACCTTTTAAGATGGACTTAATGTAGAAGAGGATTGAAAAAACAGCTGCTAATCCCAGACAGATCAGTATAATGTTCATTATGTTTgaattttgaacacattttctgattCTAACAAGTTTCGTAGAATCACCCAATTCCCttgatttaaacataaagcAGCAAGTTTGGAAATTTGGAAGATTACTTTGCTTTGTTGAAATGATTTTCTTCCTGCTGCAAACTCTAGCAATATCCGAAGTCACTTACTACTCCTTAACCCCTAAGACTATAGGCTATAATCTAGTGCAATTCAGACACAtggtcattatttttttatttaaatgccaaataataCGTTACTCATTTGCCAaggtaaaaacctaataaacatgaacatttaatgaaaactatGATCTGCCGTATTCTGATGAAAAAATTGgacaattgattaaaaatacacttaCATACACTGTAACTTGTTCAAACACGATGCATTGTAGACTATATTTGCTCTCAAgagagcatcaatgcacactagtttttcacagACTTCTGGCAAATTTAAGGGGCATTGAAgtttgaaattgtagattcagacacgCTGATACAAATGCCAAACACCCTGTACAGTACACTAAGTAGTGAGTGAATTTGGATAAAGCCCTCTGAAGTGTGTTACATTTGTTCAGGATGAGCAGTCCAGTTGGATTGCTGTTTTGAGCTTCAGGTACCCACAGGTGCCTCCAATCAGTTCCTAATGGGCTCTTGATTGGTAGCAGCTGTGAACTAAGGTCCTGTTCCAGTGGTCATATACAATTATACTATTGTAAGTTGTTTTGTACAGAtcaagtctttttttcattagtgTAACCCAAAAACTGTGGCACATTTAAAGAGGAAATAGCAGTATGAATGTATTGTTAATCAGTAATGCATTCAAGTTTTTGTAGTAGGActggatatttttcttttaggagTCCGAGTACTGATGGCgcacttttatttcaaagacaATAACAGATGTTTCACATACCTGTTCTTTATGTGGTAATATATTGCAAGGGCTACACTGTAAAGACACAAAAAGGACACGTTTAAGGTGAAACCATCAGAGTATTGAGTCACAAATGTGTTGTATAAGTCCTGACTGGTTACCATTTGATGGTATATTTGAGGTTGGGTTGACTGACGGTGCAGTCGTCGAGAAATATAGTGGAACACGAGCTGTACTTCCGCCTAACGGGACCTGGATGATGCTGTAGGGTGTGCATGAAGgggaagaaaacaacaaacataaGGTTTTATTGACCAGCTGTGCCTTACTGAAGACCAGGACTGTTGGGAAGATCCATGAATCTACAGGTAGTGGTGTGTTTAAACCAAAGAGAATCCAGATGATGTCATGACTGAGGCTGGACAGCTGAGGCTATGATGGTTTTAGTGGTCTGATAGTCTCAAGCAGTACAAGAGCTCCATCAAAGAACAACGTTTAACGTATGTTACATAATTAAACCCTTAAAAGTTACTTTCCAATACTAAATCAAAACAATATCCTGGCCCAAAAATCGAGGTTTGAACCAAATGTTGTGAGAGTGAATTGTATTACATGCATGTCATTACCACAACTATTAGGAACTAATGAATATCCCAATCCTAATCTGGTCTCAGTTGGGACTTCAGATGGATTAAAACCATGTTAAAGGAAAGAAATGTGGAAACTGGAATAGGAATAACACATTGAGTCgctttcatgactttttttttttgttttagtttcttttcAGTCTGCATTGTGTCAGACAAACTCAAGTCAATTCAGTTTCTTTATAAAGCTCCAGTAGAGAACCAAGGTTGTCTCCAAGGCGCTGCAGAAGCATCAAAGAGCTTTATAAAGACAAATGTCACATTCTACATTATTTCATACATTCCAGGTCATTGTAAACCAATCTAGAAGGTTCTGTGAACTTGGACATGATTGACATTCTAAAAGAATTGAGGCTTGTGGTTTTAAAGGGCATCTCTAGTAAAGTGCTATAAACTGATCGTGtcagaaaatgacttttgtaCTTTACTTTCCACTCATGACAGCATTTTCTGACAACTTTTAGAAACATGTAGAGAAGAAACATTGATGCCTTTACGACTACATAATTCAGAATgctaaaaagaaagagaaatggGATTGATGTGGCATAACAAGTAACGTGAAAACATTCAAACCAAAAATATGACTGCTGTTGCTTGATAGAGTTCTAAGGAGGAATGACATCACAGGTGAACTCATTTTCATCCACTTCTACTGTAAAGgatttgctctttttctttttagagtttataagaaaactgttttcagaATTATaggtaaaatgaaaaatgccaAGATTACAATATATTCTCTCCCTTCTACAGAAAATATGGATGAAAATAAGCCATAGTCATATTTTGGTTTTACACAGACATTTAAGgtactaaacaaaaaaaatgtgattatgtcaagttacaaacaaacaaatgtttgtgtatGCTGGATCctaataaacaaataagcaaaaagcTTTGGCGCAGTTTAAACATTTGCAATCTTTTTACCTTATTTTCCGAAATGTGTGTAAACTTGTAAAGAAACAAGACGTAAACatgatttttctgcatttattttgaaacttcttAAAAGCTCAATCGGCATTTCTGCCGTGGTACTTACATGGTTGATGTAAAGGCTCTTCCGCTTTTCTCGAACTGGGAAGAAAAGACGACAGAGAGGACATAAGATTTTTGTCGTTGCAGTACACTCCCCCACAGACAGGGAGCAGCGTCTCTCCAGGACTCTCACAGTTCCTTAATACCTTTCAactctttttacttttgtgaaagcATTGCCATCAAACCCAACATTCTGTTGATGATTTGTTTTCCTGTTACACTGGAACATATGTGTAGGGATGAGCATGATCCAGCTtttaaatcccttcagcatctATTCAGACTCCTGTTTACATCAAACTAGTTAAGATTTTATATGTAGTATTTTTTCCCATTCATTAATCTTAAGAAATCTGGTTATTTTCAAAGTCAATACATTTTCATAAAGAGCCTTTCACTGTaacaaatttgtttattttgaaagataaaaAGTTATGAACGCAAATTTaaatttccaacattttttaaataagaattgTTCATTGCCGTTGTTTTTTCAACAATGAAATTCCTGGACTGTTTTTACtcaataaatacacatttaataaTAAGTATTAAAGCAAATGTACAGATCAAGAACACAAAGCTGATAAAAAAGCAAACTACAGCAGACATAAAACACAGAACCACGAAAGAGTGTGTTAGTGTTTTGCTCTTTATAGCCCTCGATCgactgaagctacgttcacgcCACCTTCGGCAACATGACTTCCAGAGACCACTTTCAAAGAGAATTCTACTTAAACATGCGTAAATGCACCCTTCAGGTTGCTAGATTCAAAACTCTTGGGTTGCTCAGCTACACGAGTTTCTACGACAATTTCTGAGCTCCACATACAAAACGCAAGGCCATTGAACttgcattaaaagttaaatcaggtcaagctttgaccaatcagggactccgattTGGTAGTGACTAAGTACCAACTGTTTGGAGGACATATTAATAAATGCGGTTTTTGTGCCCAACCGGAAtgagtctttcatatatcggaatagccgagaaagaaaacatagaatagaatagatttatttagtcattgtcacatgtacaacgaaatttaaaagtgctggagcaagattcaccagatttgcacgcTTCAACATTTGGTGGTCATGCGCTAGTGAACAGGAGCAAAAGGAAAACATGAAGACGTCGCTTCCGTCTTGCCCTGTGTGAACATCATTTG containing:
- the ccny gene encoding cyclin-Y isoform X4, producing MGNTTSCCVSSSPKHRRNNHSRLEPYRPEPELSRVDTSCNLQHISDRENLDDLPMEYNPSDHPRASTIFLSKSQTDVREKRKSLYINHHHPGPVRRKYSSCSTIFLDDCTVSQPNLKYTIKCVALAIYYHIKNRDVDGQMLLDIFDEKLHPLSKSEVPSDYDKHDPEQKQIYRFVRTLFSAAQLTAECAIVTLVYLERLLTYAEIDICPSNWKRIVLGAILLASKVWDDQAVWNVDYCQILKDITVEDMNELERQFLELLQFNINVPSSVYAKYYFDLRSLAEANNLSFPLEPLSRDKAQKLEAISRLCDDTYKDLKKLAKKRSVSADNLTVARWCPAIIS
- the ccny gene encoding cyclin-Y isoform X1, whose protein sequence is MGNTTSCCVSSSPKHRRNNHSRLEPYRPEPELSRVDTSCNLQHISDRENLDDLPMEYNPSDHPRASTIFLSKSQTDVVVPNRRVREKRKSLYINHFTHISENKHHPGPVRRKYSSCSTIFLDDCTVSQPNLKYTIKCVALAIYYHIKNRDVDGQMLLDIFDEKLHPLSKSEVPSDYDKHDPEQKQIYRFVRTLFSAAQLTAECAIVTLVYLERLLTYAEIDICPSNWKRIVLGAILLASKVWDDQAVWNVDYCQILKDITVEDMNELERQFLELLQFNINVPSSVYAKYYFDLRSLAEANNLSFPLEPLSRDKAQKLEAISRLCDDTYKDLKKLAKKRSVSADNLTVARWCPAIIS
- the ccny gene encoding cyclin-Y isoform X2 encodes the protein MGNTTSCCVSSSPKHRRNNHSRLEPYRPEPELSRVDTSCNLQHISDRENLDDLPMEYNPSDHPRASTIFLSKSQTDVREKRKSLYINHFTHISENKHHPGPVRRKYSSCSTIFLDDCTVSQPNLKYTIKCVALAIYYHIKNRDVDGQMLLDIFDEKLHPLSKSEVPSDYDKHDPEQKQIYRFVRTLFSAAQLTAECAIVTLVYLERLLTYAEIDICPSNWKRIVLGAILLASKVWDDQAVWNVDYCQILKDITVEDMNELERQFLELLQFNINVPSSVYAKYYFDLRSLAEANNLSFPLEPLSRDKAQKLEAISRLCDDTYKDLKKLAKKRSVSADNLTVARWCPAIIS